Within Fibrobacter sp., the genomic segment TAGTGTGTGGCGGAGATAAGGCCTGTAAATGATCAGATTATGGCAGAGCCGCTGTAATGCTGCCTTGAAATCCAGCTGAAGACGACTCTTTTCTATGCAGGTAATCCGGATACAAAATCAACTGAAGCCTCTAAATGTTGAGCCCATTAATGTCTGAATATCACTCAGGCTTTGTTTGCGTTGCTTCTTAAGTGCAATTTCATCATCTTCAGTTTTGGTTTCCTGTCCTTTTTTGCTGATAATGATACGCCTGTGTGTGCCAATATCTTCAACTACTCGTGACTGTGCCGGGCTCTCTTCGACCTCATCATCCAAATAATCATGTGAACTCCTGGAGCCAATGGTGGAGGATGGTTTTTTTTTGGAAGAACGGGTTGTTTTCCGGGTGATTGCCCCGGTGGCAATCAATCTCTCCAGAGCAGCTATCTCTCTGGTACGCATGGGTGTTGAAGGTAATTTACGGAGTCTCTCTAACCTTTCTTTGATTTCCTTAAGTGATTCTTGTGACATGGATTTGTACTCTATTCCTGGTTTGTTTTTTAAGGTACAATGGACTTACGTAGTAAGTATAACATGGGAAGATTGTATGCACAAGAACGAAGTATGTTTTGATTGGTTCAGCAGGTGCTTATAACAGGTTTGGCTTCAGGTGCTCACTGAGCGTAGTCGAAGTGAGACTTCTTTTCAGAAATACACTGCGATGGGAAGGTCACACTCCTTTTTCTGTTAATTCTGAATGACTTTTAATCAAATCTGATAATCTTACGGTAGTTCTGACCCGGGTTCTCAAACCATGCGATTCCGATTTCATTGATTGGCATCCAGGAGAATGCAGTGTCTGAATCGGTAACTGCTCGTATCAGAATATTACACCAGGTAACTTTTTTATCAGTACCTGTCTTGTAGGGATTTTGTTCCAGCATATACGAACCATCACTGCCTGTGACTGCGTTCAGGATCGTATCTGTTACAGCACTGGAACCCCATTTTACACCAAAAAAGCTGATTCGTGTACCCTCAAGCGGTGTGTCGTCACTTGTCAGAGTTACAATTCTGATTGATGGAGGATACCCTGGCAGAACTGGAGTCTCTGCTGTGACGTTAGTCCTGTAATAATTTACTGCGTAGATGTTGTAAGTATCCCAGGAGGTCGCGGTATAGGGATAGTACATGAAAGCGGCTTCTCCAGTGAATGCCTTTCCACTTACAGGGTTCCCGTTTGAGGATACAAGCATATATGATGAGGGAATGCAGCCGAGTGCCAGGCCAAACTGCCACGCTACGGCAGAAACTGAGTACTCCTTGAAAAACCGGTTAATCTCTTCAGCTTCATAAGCTGTTCTGGCAGGTTTACTCCAGTAATCAATCCTGTCATCAGAGAAGCCATCCATGATAAGACGCACTTTGAATTTTTCGGGGAAGGGAGTATTGACTTCCAGGCTGCATGAATTACTGAAAGAGTATAGCGAATCAACTCTGAAATCGATCTGGCCGGAAAACGCACCATCGAATTTGCTGTTAATAGCATCGATATAGGTACCAAGTTTTCCCCGTATCGAATCGATTCCGCCGAAATACCTTACAGTCGAATCTGTGATACCCACTATCAGAGGGACTGTCCACAGTGGTTTAACCCGGTTCTCCAGGCCTATAATAATGGTTTCGTTTTCTTTTGTAACGGCAGAGTTCACAATGTTTATTTCTTTCCCGCTCTGTGGCTCTATATACTTTACAGCACCAATTTCTCCTGCAGGAACAGAATCGATGGTCACCGCAAAACTTCCGTCAGACATCTTTTCGATTCCCCGCACAGGCCATGAAAGAGGGGTGCCCTCGATTATTATGTATCCGGTGGCAGTGTCTGCTCCATGCGGCAGCCCGACAATTGCAGATGCCGGTTTTCTCAGAGTGTTATCATTGATTTTTACCTGCCTGGATTTGATTTCAATATTGATGTCAAGCAATCGTGAGGAGTTCTCATGATGTTGTGCGAAAAAGTTGTATATACCTGATTTTACCCCGTTGAAACGGTAGTATCCGGATGAATCCGTTATGCTTTCATATACCTTGTCCATATCATCTGTAATAGGGTTATGTCCGGCAGGGACCAGAGAAACCGCGATTCCTTTTTCTGTGCTGCCATCTTCGGTAAAAACCCTGCCTTTGACACTTGCGACCACTTCCGATGAGCTCCCGCCTGCGTCAAGCATGTTGCTGCACGACAACAAGAGAGCGGAAAACACAGAAAGCAGCAGTACAGAAGATCTTTTCATGTTATCTCTCACTGGAACTTTTGGTGTCGGTAAGTGGAAAGATCTGGAAATTAACCTGTATCACCCTGTCAATGCCGGAATCCTCTTTCACAAGATCCACCAGTTCCGCCCGTAAATCCTCCACCTTCTGTCTGATTTTCTCATATCCGTTCTGTGAAATGCTCAGGGTAAGAGAGGAGAAGTTACGATCCTTTTTTTCGAACCTGTACAGAGCATCTTTTGCTATATCAAGGGTATTAAGCACGAAATTGTTGATAACTACAGAATCGGTGTCCTTGCCGGTTGTAATATGGTTTTCCGTCAATCGGTAATACCCCTCTGAGCATCTCTTGATCAATCCCAGGCGCTCTAAAACGGAAATTGCTTTTTTTGCCTCGGCCGCCGTTATATGCGGAATCACCATCTTCGAGAGCTTGAAATAATCATCGTAGAACTTATGATAGTTTAAAATCGCACGGATAGCGGAATAATACCATTTGTCATAAAAAGCATAGGCGTCCGGTTCAATTGTCTTTACACGTCCCTTTTTAAAAGCCACCATCTTCCCGAAATATTTCTTCTTCTCATCGTGATTTTCGGACTGATTGTAATGAACCATCAATTCAAAATAACGCGCCTCACGTTTTCTTAACTGGAATATTTCTGCTATGCTTCCTATAAACCGGTCCGGAAGATTACAGGAACCGTTAAGAACCTGGGAGAAGAATCCGGCAGATTTGAAACCGGCATTTTTTGCTATATGCCTATAGGTAATGTTTTGATTGGCGGCTTTTAGATACGCAGAGCGATCCTTTAAAAATTTTCTGTAATCGGTATAGTCGAAGATATTTGCCATATTTTTTCTGTTCGATAGAGATTCTTCCATACATAAGATATCCTCAAATATCTGCTGTTGCAAGTTTTATTTGCCAAATTTGTTTAGTTGAATCGTGACAGTTTATTAAGAGGGTAATGTAATTAATTTAAATACAAGCGGTTACGATGGTATTAGTTTATAACAAAGAGGGTTTAATAATAACCTGAAGCTGTGAGCAAGCGCTGAAAGTTAAGAAATTGTCGTTCTCTGGTGTCAACCTGTGATAGTGGGGCTTTCAAAACAACCACAGAAGGTGATCGCTGGAGAGAGTAATCAGGATTGAAGGAAAAAAAAAGAAAAGCTATTGGCGGCACTTGCCACCAATAGCGAAACTATTGGAGTTCTGATTCACCCTGAGGTTGTGTTTTAAGTACCTGGGAATCAGTTTTGTGCGAAAACTACTTTTCCTCTTTCATTAACGTTGTTTCCGTGCAGGCGCCACACAAGCAAGTTGTCAGTTTTTATGGCTGATGATGGAATACTGAGTTTTTTGGCCCCTGAAACCTGTCCCCTCCAGAGTATGCGGCCTTTAATGTCGATCAGGTCAATTGAAGCGGGCTGATTTCCGGGAAGAGCACACTGCAGGTTTATCGTTCCGTTTACTCCCCGGGAGAAAAGAACCGGTGATGAAGTGAGTTTGTTCCCGGCAGGTGATTTTTCTGCGACTGATACCTCTACATCGTACCATTCGAAAGGTCCTGGTTTGGTAACTTCTTTGACCGGAGTGGTGCGGCTGTTGCCTACATTTCCCTCATTTGAATTGTCAACAAGCCCGTAATGCACTCCGCTTGATTTACTCACATAGATTTCTCCATCTCCCAGCATCTGGGCAGTTCCGGAAACTGTGATATTTGAAAGTACCCAGCAGACTCCGCCCATTCTGCCGTTTTCGTTTATTGTTGCCCTGGAAACATTTGTACAGCCATCAGCCCTGCCATTATCTGTTATTGTACCGCTCCATACAGCGGCATTATCTGATACGACTGCAGACCCGGAAACAGTACCTCCTGCTACCATTGCATTGTCCTTTACAATAGCGTTATCGCGTATTGTGCCTCCCTTTATTATTGCCCGGTCTTCGATACGGGCGTTACCCTGAACTGTTCCACCTAAGACCCGGGCAAAGGGTCCTACGTAAACAGTCGAGGCTACATTTGCGGAATTTGCCACAAAACCTCCGCCATTGGAATGTGCTCTTCCGGCAACAGTTACAGGTTCAAACCCCTGCGGTTTGGCTCCTGTTATCTCCACCATCCAGGGATATCTGTAAATAGTATAGTACATCTGGTCCCATAAAATGCGGGTGTAAACCGTGGGTGTCGCGGTAACTACAAGATAAACCTCGGTAGCTCCGGATATATCAAAGGTGAGATCCGGTGCACCATCGGAAAACCGTTTTATTTCACTGTATCGGGCACTGCTCGAACTTGTCACAGCTACCAGTGAATAACGCCAGTCTGAGCCGGGGAGCGGGATGGACGAGGGTTCCCATTCGTTTGTTGAGCGATATCCGGTGTTGTTGTTTTCAGTCTGCACACATCCGCGGAATTTGATCTTTATTGTAGTAGCGCCATTGGTGGGATAAAGCCTTACATGGTTGTACCCGTATCTCTGCGGTGCGAATTCAAAGGGAACTATATAACGGTTCTTGGACGTATCGAGTTCCTGCAGATATGTGTAACGCCGCCACTTGTTCTCGGCAGACTGATTACCGTACGCGGAACGGTATGTCGCGCCATTATCGTAATCCCAGATGACATTTTTGGTAGCGAAATCGGCGAACAGATCACCGAATTCATAAATATCCCAACCACCATTAGCCATCATTGTCTCGATAACATCATTTTTTGCGTTGTTCCAGATATCGTTGATAAACTGAATTCCTTCTCTTTCTTTGAGGTATTCAAGAAATTGCCAGTTACAGTAACGGCACCTGTGGCTTCCCCAGTAAAGGTTTGCCATTCGTGTGTACATCTCTGTGCAATGGGGGTTGTTTGGGTACAACTGATGAGGCATCCAGTTGGCGTGACACTCCCAGAACCAGCCAACGTAATTCTCACGTCCGCTGCCTCTGAATCCTCCTGTTACACCCTGAAGAGCATGACAGAACTCGTGTGCCAACCCCCAGTTATCAGACAAACCACCTACACCCATCCACATTCCAGGGTGCCCCTGAGTATCAAGTCCTCCATAAAGTCCGCTTTCGATGATGCAAAGATTGATTTTGTAATTTGGATTGCGGGTTAATACTTTCGGGCAGAAGTTTTTCTGGTTTACATAGAAATCAAGCACATTTTCAAGCTGGTTTAAACCTTTTTGTGCCTGAGCTTGAGTGCAGGAATACTGACTGGAATACCACACCGCGAAATGATCAGACTCATAACAAGCATTCCAGTCAGGGTCACCACCGCTGCGGGGAGGTTTTCTCAGTGTCCAGACATCTGCAAAGAGATAGTTAACTGCAAATAAAACCAGAACTGTGATTTTAACTATTGCTGAAAGCATATTGAACCTCTTGAATTGATGGTTTTCATGATAACCGATACATCTAATCTAAACAAATAAAGCAAGAAAGTGTGGGCGGGACTCCAGAAATCGTTGAGTGTTTACTCAACATCAGTGTGTATTTACGATGGTTTCAGTGAGATGATTCTTGTCGAAGTAGAAATATAAAAAACAAGACACTTCTGTATCTTTTTACTATTCCAGACAGATTATTAGAAATGCTGTTTGGTTTTTTAAGGTATTAACAGCAGAAAAACATTGAAATTCAACTGTTTTTCATTATGGCATTCCAATTGCATAAGAAACCGCTACGAGACACTTTTCAAAGGAAACAAAGAATGAAGAAGACGTTCCTGATTCTGATACTTGTTGCGATTACAGGAAGTCAGGCGGATGGTTGGAGGAGAACCACACATCTGATAGGTGTTCCTTTTATCGCCGGGTCAGGTATTTATGCTGATGTAAAAATGCTGCAGGATGCTGATCATACATCAACAAAGGCTGCGGCAATTACAAATCTCAGTCTCCTGGCTGCTCAGGCTTCTCTGGGATCATTGATGTTGTTTGGTATCGATGATTCTCCTGTGGTAAGAATATTGCATCGTGTTGTTGGCATATCATTAATTGCATCGGGAGTATGGATAAGCACTGCCGGAACACTTGATAGG encodes:
- a CDS encoding carboxypeptidase regulatory-like domain-containing protein; this encodes MKRSSVLLLSVFSALLLSCSNMLDAGGSSSEVVASVKGRVFTEDGSTEKGIAVSLVPAGHNPITDDMDKVYESITDSSGYYRFNGVKSGIYNFFAQHHENSSRLLDINIEIKSRQVKINDNTLRKPASAIVGLPHGADTATGYIIIEGTPLSWPVRGIEKMSDGSFAVTIDSVPAGEIGAVKYIEPQSGKEINIVNSAVTKENETIIIGLENRVKPLWTVPLIVGITDSTVRYFGGIDSIRGKLGTYIDAINSKFDGAFSGQIDFRVDSLYSFSNSCSLEVNTPFPEKFKVRLIMDGFSDDRIDYWSKPARTAYEAEEINRFFKEYSVSAVAWQFGLALGCIPSSYMLVSSNGNPVSGKAFTGEAAFMYYPYTATSWDTYNIYAVNYYRTNVTAETPVLPGYPPSIRIVTLTSDDTPLEGTRISFFGVKWGSSAVTDTILNAVTGSDGSYMLEQNPYKTGTDKKVTWCNILIRAVTDSDTAFSWMPINEIGIAWFENPGQNYRKIIRFD
- a CDS encoding TIGR02147 family protein, with the translated sequence MEESLSNRKNMANIFDYTDYRKFLKDRSAYLKAANQNITYRHIAKNAGFKSAGFFSQVLNGSCNLPDRFIGSIAEIFQLRKREARYFELMVHYNQSENHDEKKKYFGKMVAFKKGRVKTIEPDAYAFYDKWYYSAIRAILNYHKFYDDYFKLSKMVIPHITAAEAKKAISVLERLGLIKRCSEGYYRLTENHITTGKDTDSVVINNFVLNTLDIAKDALYRFEKKDRNFSSLTLSISQNGYEKIRQKVEDLRAELVDLVKEDSGIDRVIQVNFQIFPLTDTKSSSER
- a CDS encoding avirulence protein, with the protein product MLSAIVKITVLVLFAVNYLFADVWTLRKPPRSGGDPDWNACYESDHFAVWYSSQYSCTQAQAQKGLNQLENVLDFYVNQKNFCPKVLTRNPNYKINLCIIESGLYGGLDTQGHPGMWMGVGGLSDNWGLAHEFCHALQGVTGGFRGSGRENYVGWFWECHANWMPHQLYPNNPHCTEMYTRMANLYWGSHRCRYCNWQFLEYLKEREGIQFINDIWNNAKNDVIETMMANGGWDIYEFGDLFADFATKNVIWDYDNGATYRSAYGNQSAENKWRRYTYLQELDTSKNRYIVPFEFAPQRYGYNHVRLYPTNGATTIKIKFRGCVQTENNNTGYRSTNEWEPSSIPLPGSDWRYSLVAVTSSSSARYSEIKRFSDGAPDLTFDISGATEVYLVVTATPTVYTRILWDQMYYTIYRYPWMVEITGAKPQGFEPVTVAGRAHSNGGGFVANSANVASTVYVGPFARVLGGTVQGNARIEDRAIIKGGTIRDNAIVKDNAMVAGGTVSGSAVVSDNAAVWSGTITDNGRADGCTNVSRATINENGRMGGVCWVLSNITVSGTAQMLGDGEIYVSKSSGVHYGLVDNSNEGNVGNSRTTPVKEVTKPGPFEWYDVEVSVAEKSPAGNKLTSSPVLFSRGVNGTINLQCALPGNQPASIDLIDIKGRILWRGQVSGAKKLSIPSSAIKTDNLLVWRLHGNNVNERGKVVFAQN